The nucleotide sequence CGCGCCTGCATACCCGCGAACAGCAGCCCGGCGATCACGGTCGCGGCGAGGAACCACACGGCCTGCCGGCGGAGCCCCTGCCGGAGGGCGTACACCGACATCGCCATCGTCGTGCTGCTGCAGATGAGGATCACCGTCATCGTCGCGACGAAGGGGATGTTCATCACGCCGGGGAGGTGGTTGGGCCAAGTGGGACTGGCGAGCCGCATCACCCACAGGCCGATCAGCAGCCCGGCAAACGTCATGGCGTCGGAGATGAGGAACAGCCACATCATGAGCTTGGGCCAACCGATGTCCCACGGCGACCGCCCGCCGCCCCAGCGCGCTCCGAGGTCCCGCCCTTGTTCCCGTGTCTCCACCGCGCTCGTCATCGTCCCCAGCCGCTCCTCATGCGGGCGCCGCCGCTCAGTTTACAACCAGAACAGCATGACAAAAAGATAGAGCCACAACCCGGTCAAGAAGTGCCAGTAGAGGGTGGTGACCTCGACCGCGGTTGACCGGAAAGGGGGGAAGGTCGCCCACGCCCGGGGCAGGATCATTCCAAGCGCCACCAGGCCCACCAGCAGGTGCACCCCGTGCGCCCCCGTGAGCAGGTAGAAGAATGAGCTGTGCGGATTGCTGGACAGGTAGATTCCCAGGTGCACGAACTGGCGCCACGCCACGAGCTGCCCGGCGAGAAACACGAGGCCCAGCCCCCAGGCCGCCGTGATCCCCCGCCGAAAGGCCACCGCGTGCCCCCGCCTCGCCTGCCGCCGCCCCCATTCCAGGGCGGCGCTGCTCGCGAGCAGCACCGCGGTATCCACCCAGAGGACGCCGGGGAGGGGGAGGGTGGCCCAGGTTTCGTCCTGGTGATGCCCCAGGTAGGTAGTGGTGAACGCCACGAACAGCATGGCGATCGCCGCCAAGGCGAACGCCATGCCCATCGTCGCCATGCTTGCCGGCGTCGGGCCCCCACCTGACCTGGCGCCGTTGTCGTCGGACCGGCCACCGCCGCCAGGCCGGCCCGGGCCCCCGACGACCGGTTTGAGCTTTTCGATCAGCTCGGTGGGCATGATCGGCTAACTCTCCCCGCCGCCGCCACCGTGACCGCCGGCGTAGGCCGGTGAGGCGGGCACCGTTTGGGGGATGTAATCCTCCGCCGCGCCGGGCACGCTGTAGTCGTAAGGCCACCGGTGCACCACCGGCGGCTCAGGCCAGTTCCCATGCGGGGGTGGGGAGTCCGCGGTCCATTCCAGTGTGTTCGCCTCCCATGGGTTGCGTTCGGCCTTCGGGCCCCGCAAGATTGTCGCAAAGAAGTTGTAGATGAAAATCAGCTGCGCCGCCCCCAGCCCGAACGCGCAGATCGAGATAAAGACATCGAGCGGCTGCACCTGACTCAGGAACGGATAGAAATTCGGGGTGTAGAGCCGCCGGCTCATCCCATTGGTGCCGAGGAAGTGCATCGGGAAAAAGGTCCCGTAGATGCCGAGGAAGGTGAGCACGAAGTGGATCTTTCCCAGCCGCTCGTTCATCATCCGCCCGAACATCTTGGGAAACCAATAGTAGGTCCCGGCGAAGATGGCGAACAGCGCCGCGGCCGCCATGACGAAGTGGAAGTGCGCGACCACGAAGTACGTGTCGTGGAAGTAGAGATCCACAGGCGAGGCGGCGAGGAAGATCCCGCTCAGCCCACCCGTGACAAACAGCGAGACGAAGGCGACGGCGAAGAGGAGCGCGGTGGTGAACCGGGTCCGCCCCTGCCAGAGCGTCGTCAGCCAGTTGAAGGTCTTGATCGCGGAGGGGATGGCGATGATCATCGTCGAGATCGTAAACGTCGCCCCCAGGATCGGGTTCATCCCGCTGACGAACATATGGTGTCCCCAGACGAGGAAACTGAGGAACCCGATCGCGGCGAGGGAGAGGATCATCGCTTTGTAGCCGAAGATCGGCTTGCGCGAAAACGTCGAGATGACGTCCGAGACAATCCCCATCGGGGTGAGGATCAGGATGTACACCTCGGGGTGCCCGAAGAACCAAAAGAGGTGTTGCCAGAGCAGCGGTTCGCCGCCGCTGTGATGCACCAGCGTGCCGCCGATCAAGAGGTTGGCCGGCACGAAGAAGCTCGTCCCCGCCACGCGGTCCATCAGGAGCATCGTCAGCGCGGCCATGAGGACGGGGAAGGAGAGAAGCGCGAGGATCGCCGTGATGAAGATCCCCCAGATCGTCAGCGGCAGCCGGCCCATCGACAGGCCGCGCGCGCGCATGTTGATGATGGTGGTCAGGAAATTGAGGGATCCGAACAGGGCCGAGATCATCAGGATGAGGATGGCCACCAGCCACAGCGTCTGGCCGAGCCCGGAGGCCGGCGACGCCTGCGGAACCGCCGAGAGCGGCGCGTACGAGGTCCACCCGTTGCCGGCGGGTCCCCCGGGGACGAAGAAGGAGGCGAGCAGGACGAGCACCGAGGGCACAAAGGTCCAGAACGACATCATGTTGAGGACCGGGAACGCCATGTCGGGGGCCCCGATCATCAGGGGGATGAGGAAGTTGCCGAAGGCCCCGGTGAGGATCGACGTCAGAAAGAAGAAGATCATCACCGTGCCGTGCATCGTCGCCGCCTGAAGGTAGGTCTCCGGATCCAGGATCCCCCGGTCCGGCCACCCGAGGTGCGCCCGCATCAGCATCGCGAGCGCCCCGCCAACCATGGCCATGAACAGCGTGACGAAATAGTACTGCTTGCCGATCATCTTATGATCCAAACTGAATACATAATGGCGGATGAAGCCTTCCCGGTGATGGGTGACGTGCGCGTCGTGTGCGAGTGCGGTCTCCACGGATGCTCTCCTTGATCGAGGATCCTCGCTCAATGCGCTGCCTGCTGCTGGAGCCATTGGTCGAAGGCGTCCTGGGACTGGACGGTGACGTTTCCCCGCATCGTGTAGTGGCCGACCCCGCACAGCTGGGCGCACGCGATCTGGTAGCTCCCCGGCTTGTCGGGCGTGAACCAGATGTCGACCGTCCGGCCCGGCACAGCGTCCTGTTTTACCCGGAAGTTCGGGAGGAAGAAGCTGTGGATCACATCGATCGATCGGATGCGGACCTCGACCGGGCGATCGACCACCAGGTGCAGTTCGTTGGTGACGACCAGGTTGGTCTTGGTGGCCGGGTCGTTGGGATCCAGCCCCAGCGGGTTGCTCTGCGAGACGAGGGTGGGATCGGTGCGCGCGAGCTTCCCATCCGGCCCGGGGTAACGGATGTACCAGAAGAACTGCCGGCCCGTCACCTCCACGACTTGGGCGTTCGCCGGGGGCGCGCTGTAAAGCCGCGACCAGGTGAACACCCCCAGGATCCCCAGGAAAATGAAAGCGGCGCCGGGGACCAGCGTCCAGGTCAGCTCGGCGCCCAGGTGCTCGTGCCAGTGCGCGGCACGCTCCTTGCCGCGGGCCGTGTAGCGCATTAGGGCGACCGCGAGAAAGATGTGGGGCGCCACGAACCCGATGGCCGTCGCCACGAGAATGGCGTAGAAGTACTCGTCGATCACCCGTCCCTGGACCGACGCGAGAGGCTGGAGCCACCAGTGATACCTGGCCACGATGAAGGAGACGACGCCGGCGACCAGGATGAACAGGAAAAGGATCCCGGCCCAAAACCCCGCGCGTCGTTCGTCGCGGACACCGCTCTGCGGCTGCATCGATTGTCCTCTCTACCGCGTGGTCGAGGATCGAGGTGCTGCCTAGATCATGCCCCGCCGATCACTGCGCATTAATTCGTCCCAAGCGCCGCGTAACCCTCCCCTCCCGACGCGCGGTCGGGGAGGGGAAGGGCGGGCTCACCCGCCTCGCGCACGGGAACGCGCGGCTATTTGTTGACGGTCATGCTCGGCTTGGCCGTCGCTGAGGGGGAAACTTGGAAGATGCCCCACATGCCGAGTAGCGCGTGCCCGGGAAAGCCGCAGATGAACTGGTACTTTCCCGCCTTGCTGGCGGTGAACTGGAGGGTGGCGGTCTGCCCCTTGGTGATCCCCACCTGCGGGTTGCTGGTCACCGCACCCGGGAACTCGGGCGTCGGCAGGGCCTGCGCCGGTAGCGTATCCGAGTACCGGATCACCTCTAGGCTGTGCGGCAGGCTGCCCTTGTTCGACAGGGTCAGCTTCACGGTCGCCCCCAGAGGCACCGTGATCACCAGGTGCCCTTTGTCGGTTCCGTTGAAGTTCAACTCACCGTTCGCAGCGGTTTGCGCGGCGACGATGGAGAACTCCGCGGGGCCGCTGCCGGCGGCTTCTCCGCCGGTTTGAGGCAGGCCCAGAAGAACCAGGGCCCCGATCCCCCCCCAGACAGCGGCAAATTGGTAGATCCGTTTCATACCACCCTCCTCTTGGCGCGTTTTGGCACGCAGATATTATAGGAAGGTCAGGGATATCCCGCAACCTCGCAGGTCCATCGCGGCTGCTTGCGCCGTCTCCATCGTAACGAGCAGAGGCCGCTGTGAGTTCTTTCTATGCGTCGCAGCCGTCTGGCGGGAGAGAATGGCGGCTTTCCCCCCAACCGCGCCGCGAACGTTCGTTCGAATCTAGTGATCCCACCGAGTCGAACTCTTTGGGCCGGGAAGGCGGTGATCAAAATCTCTTTTCGTGTATGTGTATACACTTAGAGGAAATGTTCCCCCGGCAGGGGAACCTTACGCCAAGCTGCACGTATGTCATCTTTAATATCGGTTCGTTGAGGAGGCGCCTATGAGAGTCCGGAAGTCCCCACAGTTCGGTAGGCTTCTAGGGATGGCGGTGTGCCTCGGCCTTGTCGTGACCCTGGTCACGTTTGGCGGGCTGCCGAAAGGCTTGGCGCAGTCGAAAACCGTTATGGTCGGCATCACCCTGCCGCTGACCGGTGCGGACGCCGAAGACGCCGAGCTGATCAAGGACGGCGCGATGTTGGCGATCGAAGAAGCGAACGCCAAGGGCGGCGTCGGCGGGTACAAGATCGAGGCCGTCGTGCTCGACGACGGCACGGCGACCGCCGGACAGTACGATCCGGCGCAGGCCGCCACCAACACCAAGAAGCTGCTGGCCACCGGGGGCGTCGTGGCCAACGTCGGGCCGCAGATGAGCGGTGAGGGGAAGGCGATGTCGCCGATCCTGAGCGAAGGCGACATGGCGACGATTACTCCCAGCTCGACGAACCCCGATATCACGGATCCGAAGTTCGCCTCCCAGTTCCGCCCCAGCGGGAAGGCGGTGTACTTCCGCACCGTGACCACCGATCGGTATCAGGGTCCGAACATGGCGAACTACTTTGCCGAGACCCTGCACGTGAAGACGATTTACGTGCTTGATGATTCCGGCGCTTACGGCGTCGGCATCGCCAACTCGTTCCAGCAGCGGGCCCAAGAGAAGGGCATCAAGATCCTGGGGCGGGACCAGCTGAACCCCAAGGAAGCCGACTACACGACGATCCTGACGAAGATCAAGGGGCTCAACCCCGACGCGGTCTACTACGGCGGCGTCGAGCAGGCCGGGTCGAAGTTCGCCAAGCAGGCCTACGATGTGATCCCCAAGGTGATCAAGGGCGGCGGCGACGGGGTGTACAGCGCGAACCTGCTCTCCGGCGCGGGGTTCCCCGCGTCCGATGGATGGTACGCGACGATCGCGGGACCGCACCTCACAGAAGACCCTGAGGTCCAGCCGTGGGTGGCCCGGTTTGCGAAGCGCTGGGGGAAGAACCCCGGCGATTACTCGATCACGGCCTATGATGCGGCGCTCGTGGTCCTGGACGCGATCGGGCGGGTGGCGAAGAGCGGGAAGGTTCCCGATCGGCACAACGTGCGCGACGCCATCCAGGCGACGAGTCTCAAGACCATGCAAGGGACGATCTCGTTCGACCAGAACGGGGATATCAAGAGCAGGATCGTCAGCGTCTTCCAGGTCACGCACAACACCAAATTCCCGGACAACGACATCCTGCACCAGTACAAGTATATCGGTCCGGCACCGCAGAACTAGCGGGTAAGGCTCACCTATGTGGAGCGGGTCGCCCCCTCACAGGTCTCCCGGTCAGGGGCACCGACCCGCTCCACTTGCTTTGGGGCCCGCCCCCGAGGGCGGCGACGGATGACCTTCCGGGACATTTTGTTGCAGCAGGTCATCAACGGCCTGAGCCTGGGGGCGATGTACTCGCTCCTCGCGCTCGGGTTCACGATGGTCTACGGCATCATCGAGTTGATCAACTTCGCCCACTTCAATATCTTCATGCTGGGTTCGTTCATTGCGTTGTTTGTTCTGCAATTCATCGGCCTTTCCGGTCAGACGCGCGCCCTCAGCGGCATCCCGCTCGTCGCCGCGCTCTCGCTGGCGTTTGGGAGCGCGATGCTCGTGTCGGGGCTGGTCGGTGTCCTCGTCGAGCGCACGGCGCTGCGCCCGATGCGGAACGTTCCCGGGACGGCGGCGATGATCACCACGATCGGCGTCTCCTACATCATCTACAACGTCGTGTTGCTGACGGTGGGGGCGCAGACCATGAACTATCCCAATCCGCTGCCGGCGGTGAGCTGGCACATCGGGCAGGCCACCCTGCGGCTGCGGGAGGTCCTGCTCTGGGTGGTGTCGCTCGTCCTGATGGGCGCGTTGCACCTCTTTGTCAAGCGGACGAAGATGGGCAAGGCGATGCGGGCGACGGCGCAAGATCAGGAAGCCGCCCGGATGATGGGGGTCGAGGTCGACCGGATCGTGATGTTGACCTTCTTCATCGGGTCGGCCTTGGCCGGTGCGGCGGGGTTGATCTTCGGCCTCTACTACAATTTTACGAGCTTCCTGATCGGGTACTCGGCAGGCCTCCGGGCGTTTACGGCGGCGGTGCTGGGCGGGATCGGAAACATCGTGGGGGCGATGATCGGCGGGCTGATCATCGGGCTGATCGAGTCGGTGGGGGGGCAGCTGCTTCAGGTGCGATGGACGGACGTGATCATCTTCTCCATCCTGATCATCGTGCTCGTCCTTCGTCCGACGGGGCTGCTCGGGCTTTCCACTCCTCAGAAATCGTGAGAACGACGCGTGGCTGACGTTTCCCCTGCACCGGCCGCCGAGCCCGAGGCCCTTACCTCCCCGCGGGGCCGGAGCATCGGCGACGTGTTCGGTGCATCCACCCGCTGGATTCCCGCGCCGCTGAAACGGCGCCTCGGCATGGGCGTCCTGCTTGCCGGGGCCCTGCTCTTCCCGGTGATCGTCCGGAACGGCGGCGACATCGATGCGGCGGCCAACGCGACCGCCTTTGCCATCCTGGCGCTCGGCCTCAATATCGTGGTGGGGTTCGCCGGCCTGCTCGACCTCGGCTACGCCGCCTTCTTCGCCATCGGCGCGTACATCTACGGGATCGTCGCCTCCGGTCAGGTGTCGCCGCACTGGGCTGCCTTCTGGGAGCCGCTGCAGTGGCTGGGTCTCGTCAGCCGGTTCCACATCGAAGGCGTGCCGGACGTCGTGCAGCTCCATTTTTCGTTCTGGCTGATGCTCCCCGGCGCGGCGCTGGTGGCGGCGTTTTTCGGCGTGCTGTTCGGCGCCCCGACGCTGAGGTTGAAGGGCGACTATCTGGCGATCGTCACGCTGGGGTTTGGGGAGATCGTCCCCATCGTGGTGCGCAACACCCCCGTCCTCACCAACGGGGCCGCGGGCCTGAATGGGGTCATCCCGCCGAGGATCCTCGGTTTCAAGTTTGGGGTGGACTCGCTCCCGTACTACTATCTCGGGGTCATCGTGATCGCCCTGCTCATCTTCATCAGCTACCGGCTGAAGGATTCCCGCATCGGCCGGGCCTGGATGGCGATCCGGGAGGACGAGATCGCCGCCGGGGCGATGGGGGTCAACCGCACCCGGCTGAAGCTCCTGGCGTTTGCCATCGGGGCCTCGTTCGCCGGGGCGACCGGGACGATGTACGTGGCCAAGCTGCAGACCGCGACCCCCGACATGTTCATGTTCCCCGTCTCGGTGATGGTGCTGGTGATGATCGTGCTCGGCGGGATGGGCAGCGTGGCGGGGGTCGTGGTGGGAGCCCTGCTGTTGCAGCTCCTCCAGTCCTGGTTCCTGCAGGATCTCACCCAGGGGGTGCACGCGCTGGGCCGCTTCGTCCAGAGCCCCTGGTTGCAGACCCTCGATCTGGTCCAGTCGATCGAGCTCATCTTCGGCATCATCCTCGTGTTCATGATGCTGTACCGCCGCCAGGGGTTGATCCCAGCCTCTCGGCCGGCCGCGGCCCTGTCCCTCACCGAGCAGGCGGCGATGCCGTCGCGCGGCGGGACGGTGACCCTCAGCCGGATCGAGAGAGTGGAATTGCCGGCCGGAACCCCGATGCTCGAGACCCAAGGGCTGACGAAGCGGTTCGGGGGGATTACCGCGGTGAAGGGGGTCGACTTGAAGATCCAGCCCCATACCGTGGTCGGCCTGATCGGCCCCAACGGTTCCGGGAAGACCACCTTTTTCAATCTGATCACCGGCTTGGACACCCCCGACAGTGGGCGGGTGCTCTTCATGGGGCGGGAGATCACGGGCTTCCCCCCGCACGCCATCGTGGAGCGGGGCATCGCCCGAACGTTCCAGACGCTCCGTCTGTTCGCCAACATGACCGTGCTGGACAACGTGCTCGTGGGGATGCACGTCCGGACGCGCGCCACCGCCCTGGGCGCGGTGGTGCGCCCGCCGTCGGTACGGGCCGAAGAAGTCGCCTCGCGGGCGTGGGCGATGGAGGTCCTGGGCATTTTCGGCAACCGCTTGATCCCACGGGTGAATCACACGGCGGGCAGCCTCTCGTACGCGAACCGGCGCCGCCTGGAGATCGCCCGGGCGGTTGCCACCCGGCCCAAACTCCTCCTGCTCGACGAGCCGACCGCCGGCATGAACCCCGCGGAGACCCTCGAGCTCGCCGATCAGATCCGAAGCCTGCGGGATCTGGGGATCACGGTGCTCCTGATCGAGCACAAGCTCAACGTGGTCAACACCATCGCCGACAGCGTGACCGTGCTGGACTACGGCGAAAAGATCGCGGAAGGTCGGGCGGAGGAGGTTCAGCGCAACGACGATGTCATCCGGGCCTACCTCGGACGGACGGCCGCTGCTCGAGTTTAAGGACGTCGACACCTACTACGGGCAGCTGCACGCCCTCAAGGCGGTGAACTACGAGATCCGCGCGGGGGAGATCGTCTGCCTGCTCGGGGGGAACGCCTCCGGCAAGTCCACGACGATGAAGACGGTCCTGGGGATCGTCAAGCCGGCCCGTGGCACGGTGACCTACCGCGGTGAGTCGATCAACACCCTGTCCACGTCGGAGCGGGTGCGCCGGGGGATCGCGCCCGTCCCGGAGGCCCGCCGGCTGTTTCCGAAAATGACGGTCTACGAGAACCTGGAGATGGGGGCGTTCACGCGCGAGGACCCCGCCGGGATCCAGGAGGACCTCGAGCGCGTCTACAGCCTGTTCCCGCGGGTGAAGGAGCGGCGCACCCAACTGGCGGGGACCCTGTCCGGCGGCGAGCAGCAGATGGTGGCGATCGGGCGGGCGCTGATGGCACGGCCCACGCTGGTGTGCATGGACGAGCCCTCGATGGGGCTCTCGCCCGCGTTCGTGGAGCAGGTCTTCGACATCATCCAGACGATCAACCGGCAGGGGACGACGATCTTCGTCGTCGAGCAGAACGCCAACATGGCGCTCTCCATCGCCAACCGCGGCTACGTGCTGCAGACCGGTCAGGTGGTTCTCTCCGGGACGGCGAAGAGCCTGCGCGAGAACGAGATGATCCGCAGCGCGTACCTCGGAGAGATGAAGATCGCCTAGGGCGCGGTCAGGCCAGCGCCTCCGCAACGCTTCGCCGCAACAATCCACCCAACTCTTCGATCTCGCCCTCCGTGATCGTGAGGGGCGGCCCGACGAGAATCTGGTTGACGGTCGATCCCTCAAGCGCCCCACCCGCGGGGTAAACGAGGAGGCCGTTCCGGAAGGCGGCTTCGACCACCGCCCGGCCGGGCGCCCCGGCCGCCGGATGACCGGGCGGGGCGGCGAACTCCACCCCCCACATCAGCCCGCGGCCTCGGATCTCCTCGACGCCGCGCTGGGTCCGCAACGGTTCGAGCTCGCGGGCCAGGCGTTCGCCTTGCGTTTTCGCGGCGGTCACGAGATCGTGCGCCCGCACGTACTCCAGCACCGCCGCGGCGGTGGCGCAGGCCAGCGGGTTGCCGGCGTAGGTGTGCCCGTGGATGAACTGGCCGGAGGTGCGCAGGATCCGGTCGCTGATCCGTTGGTGCACGATCACGGCGCCGATGGGGATGTACCCGGCCCCGAGGCCCTTCGCGCACACGATGATGTCGGGGATCACCTTCCAGTGGTCGATGGCAAAGTTGGCGCCGGTGCGCCCGAACCCCGTCATCACCTCGTCGGCGATGAAGAGGATCTCGTGCCGGTCGCAGATCTCCCGGATCAGCGGGAAGTATTCGGGCGGC is from bacterium and encodes:
- a CDS encoding cytochrome c oxidase subunit 3; this encodes MTSAVETREQGRDLGARWGGGRSPWDIGWPKLMMWLFLISDAMTFAGLLIGLWVMRLASPTWPNHLPGVMNIPFVATMTVILICSSTTMAMSVYALRQGLRRQAVWFLAATVIAGLLFAGMQAREWTHFIEQGARLTGNPWGVPAFSFSFFIITGLHGAHVLGGIVYLWLMADRVARGVSSAEGVEVAGLYWGFVDLVWVFIWSSIYLL
- a CDS encoding branched-chain amino acid ABC transporter permease, with translation MTFRDILLQQVINGLSLGAMYSLLALGFTMVYGIIELINFAHFNIFMLGSFIALFVLQFIGLSGQTRALSGIPLVAALSLAFGSAMLVSGLVGVLVERTALRPMRNVPGTAAMITTIGVSYIIYNVVLLTVGAQTMNYPNPLPAVSWHIGQATLRLREVLLWVVSLVLMGALHLFVKRTKMGKAMRATAQDQEAARMMGVEVDRIVMLTFFIGSALAGAAGLIFGLYYNFTSFLIGYSAGLRAFTAAVLGGIGNIVGAMIGGLIIGLIESVGGQLLQVRWTDVIIFSILIIVLVLRPTGLLGLSTPQKS
- a CDS encoding cytochrome c oxidase subunit 3 produces the protein MPTELIEKLKPVVGGPGRPGGGGRSDDNGARSGGGPTPASMATMGMAFALAAIAMLFVAFTTTYLGHHQDETWATLPLPGVLWVDTAVLLASSAALEWGRRQARRGHAVAFRRGITAAWGLGLVFLAGQLVAWRQFVHLGIYLSSNPHSSFFYLLTGAHGVHLLVGLVALGMILPRAWATFPPFRSTAVEVTTLYWHFLTGLWLYLFVMLFWL
- a CDS encoding branched-chain amino acid ABC transporter substrate-binding protein; its protein translation is MRVRKSPQFGRLLGMAVCLGLVVTLVTFGGLPKGLAQSKTVMVGITLPLTGADAEDAELIKDGAMLAIEEANAKGGVGGYKIEAVVLDDGTATAGQYDPAQAATNTKKLLATGGVVANVGPQMSGEGKAMSPILSEGDMATITPSSTNPDITDPKFASQFRPSGKAVYFRTVTTDRYQGPNMANYFAETLHVKTIYVLDDSGAYGVGIANSFQQRAQEKGIKILGRDQLNPKEADYTTILTKIKGLNPDAVYYGGVEQAGSKFAKQAYDVIPKVIKGGGDGVYSANLLSGAGFPASDGWYATIAGPHLTEDPEVQPWVARFAKRWGKNPGDYSITAYDAALVVLDAIGRVAKSGKVPDRHNVRDAIQATSLKTMQGTISFDQNGDIKSRIVSVFQVTHNTKFPDNDILHQYKYIGPAPQN
- the coxB gene encoding cytochrome c oxidase subunit II, producing the protein MQPQSGVRDERRAGFWAGILFLFILVAGVVSFIVARYHWWLQPLASVQGRVIDEYFYAILVATAIGFVAPHIFLAVALMRYTARGKERAAHWHEHLGAELTWTLVPGAAFIFLGILGVFTWSRLYSAPPANAQVVEVTGRQFFWYIRYPGPDGKLARTDPTLVSQSNPLGLDPNDPATKTNLVVTNELHLVVDRPVEVRIRSIDVIHSFFLPNFRVKQDAVPGRTVDIWFTPDKPGSYQIACAQLCGVGHYTMRGNVTVQSQDAFDQWLQQQAAH
- a CDS encoding branched-chain amino acid ABC transporter ATP-binding protein/permease, which produces MADVSPAPAAEPEALTSPRGRSIGDVFGASTRWIPAPLKRRLGMGVLLAGALLFPVIVRNGGDIDAAANATAFAILALGLNIVVGFAGLLDLGYAAFFAIGAYIYGIVASGQVSPHWAAFWEPLQWLGLVSRFHIEGVPDVVQLHFSFWLMLPGAALVAAFFGVLFGAPTLRLKGDYLAIVTLGFGEIVPIVVRNTPVLTNGAAGLNGVIPPRILGFKFGVDSLPYYYLGVIVIALLIFISYRLKDSRIGRAWMAIREDEIAAGAMGVNRTRLKLLAFAIGASFAGATGTMYVAKLQTATPDMFMFPVSVMVLVMIVLGGMGSVAGVVVGALLLQLLQSWFLQDLTQGVHALGRFVQSPWLQTLDLVQSIELIFGIILVFMMLYRRQGLIPASRPAAALSLTEQAAMPSRGGTVTLSRIERVELPAGTPMLETQGLTKRFGGITAVKGVDLKIQPHTVVGLIGPNGSGKTTFFNLITGLDTPDSGRVLFMGREITGFPPHAIVERGIARTFQTLRLFANMTVLDNVLVGMHVRTRATALGAVVRPPSVRAEEVASRAWAMEVLGIFGNRLIPRVNHTAGSLSYANRRRLEIARAVATRPKLLLLDEPTAGMNPAETLELADQIRSLRDLGITVLLIEHKLNVVNTIADSVTVLDYGEKIAEGRAEEVQRNDDVIRAYLGRTAAARV
- a CDS encoding cbb3-type cytochrome c oxidase subunit I — translated: METALAHDAHVTHHREGFIRHYVFSLDHKMIGKQYYFVTLFMAMVGGALAMLMRAHLGWPDRGILDPETYLQAATMHGTVMIFFFLTSILTGAFGNFLIPLMIGAPDMAFPVLNMMSFWTFVPSVLVLLASFFVPGGPAGNGWTSYAPLSAVPQASPASGLGQTLWLVAILILMISALFGSLNFLTTIINMRARGLSMGRLPLTIWGIFITAILALLSFPVLMAALTMLLMDRVAGTSFFVPANLLIGGTLVHHSGGEPLLWQHLFWFFGHPEVYILILTPMGIVSDVISTFSRKPIFGYKAMILSLAAIGFLSFLVWGHHMFVSGMNPILGATFTISTMIIAIPSAIKTFNWLTTLWQGRTRFTTALLFAVAFVSLFVTGGLSGIFLAASPVDLYFHDTYFVVAHFHFVMAAAALFAIFAGTYYWFPKMFGRMMNERLGKIHFVLTFLGIYGTFFPMHFLGTNGMSRRLYTPNFYPFLSQVQPLDVFISICAFGLGAAQLIFIYNFFATILRGPKAERNPWEANTLEWTADSPPPHGNWPEPPVVHRWPYDYSVPGAAEDYIPQTVPASPAYAGGHGGGGGES
- a CDS encoding sulfocyanin-like copper-binding protein → MKRIYQFAAVWGGIGALVLLGLPQTGGEAAGSGPAEFSIVAAQTAANGELNFNGTDKGHLVITVPLGATVKLTLSNKGSLPHSLEVIRYSDTLPAQALPTPEFPGAVTSNPQVGITKGQTATLQFTASKAGKYQFICGFPGHALLGMWGIFQVSPSATAKPSMTVNK
- a CDS encoding ABC transporter ATP-binding protein, which produces MSSGPTSDGRPLLEFKDVDTYYGQLHALKAVNYEIRAGEIVCLLGGNASGKSTTMKTVLGIVKPARGTVTYRGESINTLSTSERVRRGIAPVPEARRLFPKMTVYENLEMGAFTREDPAGIQEDLERVYSLFPRVKERRTQLAGTLSGGEQQMVAIGRALMARPTLVCMDEPSMGLSPAFVEQVFDIIQTINRQGTTIFVVEQNANMALSIANRGYVLQTGQVVLSGTAKSLRENEMIRSAYLGEMKIA